The following proteins come from a genomic window of Nicotiana tomentosiformis chromosome 12, ASM39032v3, whole genome shotgun sequence:
- the LOC138902841 gene encoding uncharacterized protein gives MASSSKNVSSSKGKNKAEDAALPTVNSIIPRSLVIIKDFKDKFPPALRRTWAVGRYPSSLHAGSVVVPKEDVLADPADAARLLQDVLTRTCVSRHASGISVSLRSPRSEDKKTKRRRSSAPGEKNKGAKTVAPESSPVVMVTSPPPGPVIDTVMIDDDGEASDGGAFLHRRQRSSSTQQNAQPVEPTFLLPRSFRELEAKATEAVVLEARLQQIRQEVETLSQEIAPLRVQFEKAKAKWIEVHNAVLAASDHEAASAERLTNLEVVLNSKTEELAAAGAKHSQLEEKYRKTIEHNRIISSTVRDLDVSLKSVRSARESLFAEVTQLREELKRRAASLFIEKTNTMYIIRRKTLEEAKSGIIDFDAEIAKAHELELVAKYGLPTEPAAFGSSGSSSKTSGTEEEAEDKNVEGQIGEGQNVELSADLSNSPGGANTSLPLDSGDAAILLFFSFSNSRICAILACYCK, from the exons atggcttcttcttcaaagaaCGTTAGCTCTTCAAAGGGCAAGAACAAAGCCGAGGATGCCGCTCTTCCAACGGTGAAttccatcatccctagaagtcttgttATAATCAAAGACTTTAAAGACAAATTCCCTCCGGCTCTCCGTCGCACATGGGCTGTTGGCAGAtatccttcca GTCTACATGCGGGCTCTGTTGTTGTCCCcaaggaggacgttttggctgatcctgctgacGCGGCAAGGCTGCTTCAGGATGTGCTTACTCGAACATGTGTCTCCCGTCATGCTTCGGGCATAAGTGTTTCTTTACGAAGTCCCCGATCGGAggacaaaaaaacaaaaagaagacgCTCCTCCGCGCCCGGAGAGAAAAATAAAGGGGCGAAGACTGTTGCCCCCGAGTCGTCTCCGGTAGTTATGGTTACTAGCCCTCCTcccgggccggtcatagacactgtgatgatcgaCGATGATGGAGAAGCTAGTGATGGGGGAGCTTTTCTACATAGAAGGCAACGATCCTCATCaactcaacagaatgctcaaccTGTCGA gccaactttcttactTCCGAGGtccttcagag AACTAGAAGCCAAAGCCACTGAGGCCGTTgtattggaggctcgtttgcagcaaatcAGGCAAGAAGTGgagacccttagccaagaaattgccCCGTTGAGGGTTCAATTTGAAAAGGCTAAGGCCAAATGGATAGAAGTTCATAACGCCGTTCTTGCAGCATCCGATcatgaggctgcctccgctgaaagattgaCTAACTTAGAGGTAgtcttgaactccaaaactgaagaacTTGCTGCTGCGGGGGCGAAACATTCCCAACTGGAGGAGAAGtataggaaaactatcgagcataataggatcattagttcaactgtccgcgaccttgatgttagcctcaaaTCCGTTAGATCCGCCCGGGAAAGCCTTTTtgccgaggtaacccaactcagagaagaacttaagcgccgagcggcttccctcttCATTGAGAAAACTAACACTATGTATATAataaggagaaaaaccttggaagaggccaaatctggtatcattgactttgatgctgaaattgctaaggcccatGAGCTTGAGTTGGTTGCTAAATACGGTCTCCCGACAGAGCCTGCTGCTTTCGGTTCTTCCGGGTCTAGTTCTAAAACttcgggaactgaagaggaaGCGGAAGACAAAAATGTTGAAGGCCAAATTGGCGAAGGCCAAAATGTTGAGCTATCGGCGGATCTCTCCAATTCCCCTGGGGGCGCGAATACTTCTCTTCCTCTGGATTCCGGAGATGCTGcaattttgcttttcttttctttttccaattctcGTATCTGTGCCATTTTGGCATGTTATtgtaaataa